The DNA window ACACAGTCAACCTCAAGGTGCGCGACATTGCGCGTCTGGGCAAGGTGCTCGACGCCCTGGTCGCCCAGGGCGCCAACGACATCAACGGCCCCAGCTTTTCGATCGACCAACCCGAACCGGCTTATGACGAAGCACGCGTAGCCGCCGTGGAGAAGGCTCAGGCCCGCGCCGAAACCTACGCCAAGTCGCTCGGCCTGAAGGTGCGCCGCATCGTCAGCATCTCCGAAGGCCGCGGCGGCGGCGTGCGCCCGATGATGATGTCCACCTCGATGCGCTCGGCCAAGGCCGAGATGGACACCCCGGTCGCCCCGGGCGAAAGCACCCTGTCGATTAACCTGAATGTGACGTTCGAACTGGGGCGTTGAGCGGATCGGTTGAGCGGATCGATTGCGTCTTGCCGGCATTCCAGACTGCCCTCTCGCGGGGCAGTCGCTCGGCTAACAGCTTCCTTAGGCGAGCGTTTAGCCGGGTGTTATCTGCTTCAAGATCGTTGAGCCACGTGGCATCGGGCATGCTTATCCCGCCGAACTTGCTGTGCCACAAGGAGTTACGAGGCCTCACTGAAGCCATGTCGCCGGCACAGGTTAATGGCAACACCAGCTTCGGCCTCGCGCAGGAAGCCAATGATCTATTCTTCGGAAAACCGCTTTTTCACGTCCAATCTCCTTGAGTTAGGCAATTGGACTCCAAACGTGACTACTACTACTCACAGTTGAGGGGGGGCGTCGCGCCAAGCGCAGCGAACTGCATACCTTCAAAGTCATGCCCAAGCGCTGGATCGTTGAGCGCAATTTTGCCTGTTTGGAGGAGAACAGGAAGACTATGGAAAAACTGCGAGCGTAAGCTCGACACCACTTTGCAAATGATCCACTTTGCCAGCCATTAGAAAAAACCGACACCGCGCATGCGACTCACGCGCGGTGATACGGATGATTGGCCAGCATCGCAGCGGCGCGATACAGCTGCTCGGCGACGATCAAGCGCACCAGCATATGCGGCAGGGTCAGCGGGCCGATCGACCAGCTTTCGCTAGCGCTTTTCAGCACATCGGCGGCGTGGCCTTCCGGGCCACCGATCAGGAATGCCAGATCGCGGCCCTGGCCCCGCCAATGCTCCATGCGCTGGGCGAGTTGTTCGGAACTGAGCGGGCGGCCCGGCACATCGAGTGCAACCACATGGGCGTTCTTGGGCAATGCTGCGAGTACGCGGCTGCCTTCGTCGTCGATGGCGCGTTGCGCGTCGCGGCCCTTGCCGCGCAGGCCGGGTTCGATTTCGACCAGCTCCAGCGGCATCCAGTGCGAGAGGCGTTTTTGATATTCGGCAAAACCCTGCGCCACCCAGGCCGGTGCGCGCTCGCCGATAGCGATGAGTCGGCATTTCATGGCCACATGATATCCGCGTCACAGCTTGGGCAGCGGAACCCCGTCGATAACACCGGTGTCATGGCGCGATTGCAGCGGGTTTCCAGCGTCGGCAAACCAGCCAGTCCGCAGGGGAGTCGTTCGAGGCCGATTTTCGATCCCGCTCGACACCAGGTTCTCAATGGCAGCGCCACCATCATGGCCGGCGGGGCACTTGGCAGCTTGAGCGGGTTGCAATCGCGTCAGACCCAGGCTGGCGCCGGTTGCCGATCAGAGCACAGGGCTGCCATTGCTGCAGCCGCGATGGCGCACTGCGCATGAGCCGCAGCGAAGGCATCTGGTAAAGCCACGGCAAGCTGTTCATCGTTGACACCAGCGCCCGGCGTAGATGCGCAAGGCCGCAGCGGCAACGGCAACGGTGCGCTATGGGTGCTGGATCTGTTACGCAGCGCTTGAGCGTGCTGTTCGTCAACGGCAATCAGTTGGCGGCGCACAATCCCGACAATGTCGCCATCAACGCACGCGGTGACGTGGCGCTGCAAGAGGACGGTGGCGAAAGTCCGAACGAATATGGCCCCGGCGCACGCCTGCTCGGGCTGACGCGGAGCGGCGAATCGTTCTATCTGGCCAAGAACCACATGCAACTCACCTTGCAGCAGATCGCTGATACCGGCAAGACCATTACCGAGGGCGATTAGCGCGATACCGAGTTCTGCGGCACGTGCTAGGACTCATTGGCGCGCATGTTGTTCGTCAATATCCAGACGCCAAGCATCACGCTAGCGTACCGGGCCGTTGGAACGCAGGCCTTTGTACAGGTCGGACTAGCAAGCAGCAATTGTGAGCAGGTGGAAGAGGCCAATGCCTGCCGGACGGATCCAGTCTCTGCCCGGCAGCGTTGAACCGTTGACGGGCAGAACGCTGCGAGCGGGCAATGCGTTGCTGGCAGGTGGGCGCAGCGAGGCAAGGCGAATAGCCGAGTGCGGCATGTAGGTAGTAAGAACACCGTGTCCGACGGAGACATCGCATAACACCCTCGTTCGCCAACAGGCATACCGCCTCCAGCGCGACAACCGCACTCAGAGCCAGGGCGCGTCGGGCATGCTCGACATGACGCGTTGCAGCTTCAACCAGTGCTTGAGCGATTGCGGATCGGTCAGCTCACGCAGGCCCATGCGCGCGTCCATCAGATCGTCTTCGATCTCGCGCTTGAGTTGCGCCATCAAACGGCTCAGCCGCGCAGGTTTGGGTCGCGATGGCAGGTCAAGACTATATTCGGCGCAAAAGTTATAAGCCTGCTGCAATATCTGCTGTTGCAACTCCTTGCACTGCCGATCCAGCTCGCGGTTGTAGTCCTGCAGCCGCGCCGCGCTCATCGCATCCACGCCCTGCGCATCCAGTAGGCCGATCTCGGCCTGCAGCTCAAGCAATCCCAACAAATCGCCGGATTTGTAAGCGGCATTGAGCCGCTGCATGAGGATGGTGCGCGAGGCTTGTTCCTGCTCGTTCTTGGCGCGATCCGGATGCAGATTGCCGGCCAGCTTGCGATACAACTCGCGCAGTGGTGGCGGTTCGGCATTCTCAACAATCGCTTTTTTTGCGGCACGCTTGCGACGTTGCGCGTGGCGTTGCTGTTGCTGCGCGCGTTCCTGCTCCAAGCGCTCGCTGACGCGTTCGTAAAGCTCCTCGGGCGAGTCGATGCCGTCCAGCTCATCCGCATCCAGTCCGTAAGCCTGGCCGAGAATCTGCTTCATCAGCGCATCGGATTCGGAAACTTCCTGGTCGTACCCCACTGCGCTGTGGCGATCGTAAATGGGTCGCAGCGCCTCGTGTCCGGACTCGATCAGCGGGCCGGCGATATCGCACAGCAACTCGGACAGAAACTTGCGATCGGCCTTGCCCAGTTTGACTGTGGCATGCGCACGGTCGAGCGCTTCGACCAGCGCGATATCGGCCGCACGCCGTTGGTCGAGCAAGGGCTGCAATTCAGAGTGATAACGCTCGCGCCAGTGCGAGAGCGCTACTTGCCAGTCCTGCAATTCGGCACGATGCCTCTCCAGGTCGCGCAGTAATCGGTCGAAGCGCTTGCGTGCTGGCGACAGCGGCGCGCCGGACGTTTGCGCAGGCTGGCTGCGCAGCTGCTGTATCGCTTGTGAGGCAGGCGCATCGGCCGAGGTGCGGGCTTTGCTGGGCATGCCTGAGTCAGTCACTCTTCGGATCGGCTAGCTCGTCGTCCGGACGCTGATCGCCAACGGTCCACAGACGCTCCAGCGCATAGAACTCGCGCACGCGCGGCAGCATCACATGCACCACCACATCGCCCAGATCGACCAGCACCCATTCGGCTTCGCGCTCGCCTTCCACACCCAGCGGCATCACGTCCAGACGCTTGGCGAACTTGACTACTTCTTCGGCAATCGATTTGACGTGCCGGGTCGAGGTGCCCGACGCGACCACCATGTAATCGCAGACGCTGGACTTGCCACGCACATCGATCTCGACCATGTCCTTGGCTTTCAGCTCCTCCAAGGCCTCACGCACATTGGCTAACAGAGCCGGTACGGACGGCGGCGGATTCGGAATGGAGGTCTTGATGACTTGGGCTTGGGTGGTCAAAGCGGGCGACTCGATGGAGTTGGTGTGAATTATAGGCCGGTCCGGGCGGATACGTGTTCAGCTAGCCTGACGGGCGATGCCGTAGAGGCCTTCATGCACGATAAATGCCGCTACTGCCGGCGATACCAGCGCCTGCCAAACGCCGTCCGTGGCAATGCGCGAACGCACCGCGCTGGCCGATTCGCCGCGTAATGGCTGATGCAATCGCCAAAGGCGGCCGGCCGGCGCGGCGACCAGCTCACTCGCGCTGGCGGCCCATCGGCCCTGTAACGCCGCAGCGAACTGCGGCGCGGCGGTCAGGTCCAGCGGCGTGCCCGGGCGTGCGGCGATGACGAAATGGGCCAACTCGAACAGCGCCTCCCACTGGTGCCAACCGCTCAGCCCAACGAACGCGTCGGCGCCGAGCAGCCAGGCGATCGGTGTCGTGGGGCCGAGTTCGGCGCGCAGTTCGCGCAAGCTGTCGACGGTGTAGGACGGCGCGCCGCTCTGAGTGGCGCGTTGGAGTTCGCGGCCGTCCAGCACCAGCCCCGAGTGATCGGCAAGCGCCAGCTCCAGCATGCGCGCGCGCTGCATGGCGGTGGCACCGGGTGCAGGGCGATGCGGCGGGTCGGCAGCCGGCACCAGATGCACGACCGCGCCCAGTTCGTCGCGCGCGGCACAGGCGATGGCGAGGTGGCCCAAGTGGATCGGATCGAAGGTGCCGCCGTAATAAAGGTGGAGCCAGGACCGGGGACCGGAGACCGGGGATCCGGAAACATCAACAGCATGCGCAGCCTGCATCGGACCTACGCTCTTCCGAGTTCCAGGTCCTCGGTCCCCAGTCCCGGCTTTCACGCCAGCAGTCTCACCGCACGGGCTTCGGCCACTGCTACCAACAAGCGTTCCAAGCCTACCCAGGCATCGCCGTCGGCGCGGCCCTTGGCCATGCGGTCGATCAGCGAGGCTTCGGCGACGAAGCGTTCCCAGCGGCGTGGTTCGGGGTGGCGTTGCAGCGCCCGTTTGAAAGGAACCTGGCGCGATTCCCATAGGCCTTGCGCCTTCATTTCGGCAGCGAGGTTGCCGCCGTTGGCCTGCACCTTCGACAGGGACGCGGTGCGCAGCAGTTCCTTGATCAGGATCGGCATCAACGCAGCCACCGCTTCGCCTTCGGAACGCAGGCCGGCGAGCATGCGGATTACCGCGGCCGGCTGCCCGGAGAAGGTGGTTTCGGCCAAGCGGAACACGTCGTAGCGAGCGGCATCGGCGACCAGCGATTCCATCGCTTCCAGATCCAGCACCTTGCCGTCAGCCAGCAGGGCCAGCTTGTCGATTTCCTGCGCGGCGGCGAGCAGGTTGCCCTCCACCCGCTCGCTCAAACGTCGCACCGCGTCGGGGTCGGCACGCAGGCCGTGGCTGCGCAGGCGGCGCTCGATCCAATCGGGCAACTCGTGCGGTTTGATCGTCCAGGCCACCGAAATGGTGCCGATGCGGCCGACCGCGTCGGCCCACTTGCCCTGGTGCGCCTTACTCCAGTCGTTGGCGGTGATCAGCAGCACCACGTCCGGCGGCGGGTTGGCGCAGAAGCGGGTGATGACCTCGGCGCCGTCCTTGCCCGGTTTGCCGCTGGGCAAGCGCACTTCCACCAAACGGCGCGGGCTGAACAGGCTGGGCGCGTTGAAGCTGGCGTCGAGCTGGTTCCAGTCAAAATCGCGGCCATCGGCATCGAACACTTCGCGCTCGCCGATGCCTTCGGCGCGCGCACGCGCACGCACCGCATCGGCCGCTTCCAGCACGCGCAGCGTCTCGGCGCCGGCGATCAGGTAGACCGGCTGCAACGGCTGGTTGGATTGGCCGGCAAGCTGCTCGGGACGAAGTTCCATGACTGCGAAAGCGCGCGACGCTCAGTTGTTCGACGACGGCTGCGGCGCAGGCGGCAACGCGGCCGGCACGCTCGATTCAGGCGCTGGCGACGGCTGCACCTGCGGCGTGGGAGCCTGTGGCAGCGGCGCGGTCGGCGTGCTTTCCAGGGTTTCGCCGCGCTGCAAACGCGCACGCACCACGCTATCGATGCGGCGCAGGATCGAGGCGGACATGTCCTTGCGCAATTCGTCTGCGAGGATCTCGCGCTCGGTCGCGGTACCGGTAGCGTCTACCGGCGGCGACACGTAATCGCGCGACAGCTCGATCACCTGCTGCGGCACCAGCACCGAACCGTTGGCGGTGGTAACGGAGAAAATGGCGGCGTAGCGCAGGCTGTATTCCTGCGCACGGCCCTGGCTGTCGATGGCGATCGGCAGGTCGCCCCAACGCTCGGACGACACCTGCACCTGCACAAAGCCGGTCTTGGCATCTTCGTCGGCCAGCGTGGCGCCCGCGGCCTTGAGGCCACGCCGCAGCAACTTTGACAGTTCGCTGTACCGCACCGCTGACTGCACCTTCACTGCCGGGGTATCGGGCGGCAGCGCAAGCGAATTGCGCAAATGGAATCCGCAGGCGGTGAGGCTCGAGACGAGCACGAGGGACGCAGCGAAGGCAGTAGGAAATCGAATCATGGGCACAGTCTGGATGAGCGCCCCGGCGGCGGCAACAGGCGGCTAGCCTGCCCGACACCGCGTGAACGGGGCTTGAGATCGCCGCAGCACACTGCGACGACCGGGATGACGAATGCATCGCCACGCGCTGCTGGAACAATCGACCCGAACCCGCCTTGGCAGCGCACCCGAATCACGACCACTCACCCTGCCACGATATTCACGATCCTGCCGGGCACGATGATGATCTTGCGCACGGCAAGCCCTTCGAGGAACTTGGACGCGTTCGGCTCGGCCTGCGCCAGCGCTTCGATCTGCTCGCGGCCGGCGTCGGCGGCCACCTCGATGGTGCCGCGCAACTTGCCGTTGATCTGCACCGCCAACGTCAGCGCATCGCGCGCCAGCGCGGCGGCATCGACCTGCGGAAAGGCGACATCTTCTAACAGCGTCTCGCCCCGGCCCAGCACCTGCCACAAGGCGTGGCTGGCGTGCGGGGTGATTGGGTTGAGCAACAGCACCAGCGCTTCCAGCGCTTCCTGGCGCACCGCGCGGCCCTGCGCGCTGGCGTCATCGAACTTTGCCAGCGCGTTGGACAGTTCCATCACCGCCGCGATGGCAGTGTTGAAGCTGTGGCGGCGACCATAGTCGTCGCTGACCTTGCCGATGGTTTCATGGGTCTTGCGGCGGATCGCCCTCTGTTCGGCGCTCAGGCTGGCCACGTCCAACGCGACGGCAGTGCCCTGGCCAACATGCTTATGCACCTGCACCCATAGCCGGCGCATGAAGCGCGCCATGCCGTCGACGCCGGCCTCGTTCCATTCCAGCGACTGCTCCGGCGGTGCGGCGAACATCGAGAACAGCCGTACCGTATCGGCGCCGTACTTGGCCACCATCGACTGCGGGTCCACGCCGTTGTTCTTGGATTTGGACATCTTCTCCGTGCCACCGATGCGTACCGGCTGGCCGTCGGCAATCAGCACCGCGCCGGTGACACGACCACGTGCATCGCGCTGGATTTCCACGTCGGCCGGGTTGATCCACTCCTTGCCGCCGTTGTCGGCATCGCGATAGAACGTGTCGGCGATGACCATGCCCTGGGTAAGCAGATTGGTCACCGGCTCGTCGCTGTCCACCAGCCGCGCGTCGCGCATGAGCTTGTGATAGAAACGGAAGTACATCAGGTGCAGGATCGCGTGCTCGATGCCGCCCACGTACAGATCGGCCGGCATCCAGTAGTTGGCGCGGCGATCGACCATATCGCGTGCGTTTGGGCTGGTGTAGCGAGCAACGTACCAGCTCGATTCCATGAAGGTGTCGAAGGTGTCGGTCTCGCGCTCGGCCGGGCCGCCGCAGTCCGGGCAGGTGGTCTGGCGCCAGCGCGGATCGGTCTTGATCGGCGAACCGGTGCCGGCAAACTCCACGTTTTCCGGCAGCACCACCGGCAGCTGATCTTCCGGCACCGGCACCGCGCCGCATTTGGCGCAATAGACCGCAGGAATCGGACAACCCCAGTAACGCTGGCGGCTCACGCCCCAGTCGCGCAGGCGGTAATTGACGCGACGCTGGCCCTGGCCCTTGCGCTCGAAACGCTCGGCCAATGCTTCAAAGGCGCCACCGAAATCCAGGCCGTCGAACTCGGCCGAATTGATCAGCTCCAGCTCGCGGCTCTTGTCGCTATACCAGTCGCGCCATTGGGTAGCGTCCCAGCTCTGTTGGTCTTCGGTGCGCGGCTCGCGCAGCCTGACTACCTGCACGATCGGCAGGCCGTACTTGTTGGCGAATTCGAAATCGCGCTGGTCGTGGCCGGGCACCGCCATCACAGCGCCGGTGCCGTAGCCCATCAGCACGAAGTTGGCCACCCACACAGGCACCTGTTCGCCGCTGATCGGATGCACTGCGGTCAGGCCGGTGGCCATGCCGCGTTTTTCCTGGGTTTCCAACTCGGCTTCGGAGACGCCGCCGTGCTTGAGCGTTTCCAGCAGCGCAGCCAGCTCCGAGTTGGACCTGGCCGCGTGCAGCGCCAGCGGATGCTCGGCGGCGATCGAAACGAAGGTCACGCCCATCAGCGTGTCCGGACGGGTGGTGAACACGTGCAGCGAGTCGAGCGGTGCACCGTTGGTATCGCGCACGTCGAACCGGATTTCCAGCCCTTCCGAGCGGCCGATCCAGTTGCGCTGCATGGTCTTGACCGAATCCGGCCAGCCGTCCAGTTGATCCAGGCCGTCGAGCAGTTCCTGCGCGTAATCGGTGATGCGCAGAAACCACTGCGGAATCTCGCGTTTTTCGACTAATGCGCCGGAACGCCAACCGCGGCCGTCGATGACCTGCTCGTTGGCCAGCACGGTCTGATCGATCGGGTCCCAGTTCACCACCGCATTGCGGCGATAGGCCAAACCCTTGCGCATCAGCCGGGTGAACATGCGCTGCTCGTGCAAATAATAGTCCGGCGTGCAGGTGGCGAACTCGCGCGACCAATCGATCGCATAGCCCAGCGACTTCAGCTGCCCGCGCATGTGCTCGATGTTGGAGTAAGTCCACTTGGCCGGCGCGGTCTTGTTCTTGATCGCGGCATTTTCCGCCGGCAAACCGAACGCATCCCAGCCCATCGGCTGCATCACGTTGTGGCCGGTCATGCGCTTGTAGCGGCTGACCACATCGGAGATGGTGTAATTGCGCACATGGCCCATGTGCAGCGCACCGGACGGGTACGGCAGCATCGACAGGCAATAGAACTTCGGTTTGTCCGACGTTTCGTCGACCTGAAAAGCGCGGGTGGCATCCCAGAACTGCTGGGCGGAGGTTTCGACCTGCTGCGGGTCGTAGACGTTCGGTTCGACGGTGGACATTGGTTGGAGCGGATGCTCGGGCGGTGCAAAGCGGTACAGAGTACCGCAGTGCAGCAGGTGCTCCAAACCGTCTTCAGGCGGCGGGCTTTGCCGGCCAGACCCAGGCAGCCACTGCCAACCAGCCCACCCAGGCCAGGAACGCCAAACGCTGGGCGATTGCCTGGCCCAGCGGCCCCGGCGGGCCGAACGCCAGCACAGCCACCAGCAGCCCGGCTCCCAGACTCAGCCAAGTCAACCCGCGCATACCTGGATGGTTGAGCAACGCAGCGGCGATCAGCAGCATGCCGGGCACGAACGCCACCGCCCACAGCAACCAGGCGGAGGCATGGGCTTGACTGGCACGGCCATCCAGGTCGGTGGGATCCAGCGGCAGCACGCCCATGCCGAGGAAGGCAAGACCGGCCAGCACGATCAATTGACCGCCCACGCGCAGGCACCAGCCGGATTTGGCTGGCATGCGCGCCAGCAGGCTGATCCCGGTGGCCATCCCGAGCGCACCGACCAGCACGAACGCGAGCAGGTTGAAGCCCAGCGCATGCGGCACGCCATTGGCGCCCAACAGCGCAACCGGGTGGCTAGCTTGTAGATAGCTGGGTAGCGTGGCGCCAAAACCAGCGACCGCCAGCACGAAGACAGTCGCTGCGATCAGGCCCAGGTAGCGCTGTACGCCTTCTATACTTGCTGTAATTGCCATTGCGTTGCTCCAACGCGGGGGCGCGTGGTGCACCACCAGAACGCGGCATTGTCGTGCCGGGCGGGCATGGCGAGAACCCCCAGGCTGGTCGCGGCCGATCTGGTGATCGCCGGTCTGCGCCAGATGGCCTCATCTCGACCAAACCTTGTGTCGGCCGGGTTTGCCACCATTACAGTCGCACTGTTGCCGCCATCTTTTCAGGAAGCTCATGTCCGACAAGCCGCACGTATTCGATGCCACCACCGACACCTTCGAGACCGGGGTCCTGCAGAAATCGTTGACGACACCAGTGCTGGTGGATTTCTGGGCCACTTGGTGCGGCCCGTGTAAATCGCTGACGCCGATCCTGGAAAAGCTCGCCGCCGACTACAACGGTGCGTTCGAGCTTGCCAAGGTCGATGTGGACAAAGAGCAGCAGATCGCTGCGGCGTTCCAAATCCGGTCGGTGCCGACGGTGTTCCTGGTCAAGGGCGGCGAACTGGTCGATGGTTTCCCGGGCCTGATGCCGGAAGGCCAAGTGCGCGAGTTCCTGACCCAGCACGGCGTGCTGCCGGTCGAGCCTCAGGTGGTCGAAGAACTGCCGCTGGCGCCGCTGGACCCGCACGCGCAGGCCGCTGCGCTGCGTGAGGCGATCGCTGCCGAGCCGGACAAGCACGAACTCAAGCTGGATCTGGCACTGGCACTGCTCAAGACCGGCGACACTGCCGAGGCCGAACAGTTGATCGACGCCCTGCCCGCCAACCTAGCCACCGACGACCGCGCAGTCCGCGCCAAGGCCCGCTTGAGCTTTGCCAATGTGCTCAAAGACGCACCCGATGCCGACGCACTGCAGGGAGCCGTGGCCGCCAACGGCGCCGACCTGCGTGCGCGTCATCTGCTCGGCGTGCGCCATCTGCTCGACGGCAACGACGAAGCTGCGCTGGAGCAGTTTCTGGAGATGCTGCGGCAGGACCGCGCCTTCGACGACAATCTGCCGCGGCGCAGCTTGATTGATGCGTTCCGCGTGATCGAAGACGATGATCTGGTCGGCCGCTATCGGCGCAAGATGTCGTCGTTGGTCTTCTGAGGATCGGGTTTGTGATCTGAGGATTTTGTCACCATCGATTGTTGCGCGCCTACGTTTCGGTATCGCTGCTAGCTTGTGACTTGGCAACAAAAGCCAGTTCAGCCGTCAGTGCCGAACATGCCCGCCTACGTCCGGCCACTGACAATCCGTTGAGGCGACCGGTTGCGCAAAGCGCCGGTAGCGGTGGCTAACAGCAACCCGAATCCACGCAGCCGAACCTCGAGCGCGCAACGCATGGTGTGGCGGCGCCTGGCGCGTGCGCAGATGCTTGCGTGACCACGAAAACGTGCAGCACAGCATGCATATGTCGTCCGTTCGATGTGACGCCACATTCCTTTACGGCCCCAGCCTTTCGCAACGACGCGTCTGCGTTCTTTTACTTCATGTAATTTTCAGATCGCTAACGACGGTGATGCATGCCACACAAGGTGGCCGCAAATGCCAGGGCACGCCTGAGCACTTCCGATTGCACGCTGAGTAGTTCGCACTTTGACACCCGCCAAGCGCTTGGGAACGCTGGCCGCATCGATCGGAACCGGAGCGGCGCGTGGCGTGCGCACTGCGCTTGGACCAACCGCCACAGCGGTGGCGGCAGCTGCGCGTGGCTTGCGCCCGACCAGTTTCGACACGCAATACCTGGGTGCAGCGCTGGGGCATCTGGTTCACCAGACTATCGCCGTGGGACCGACCACATTCGCGCGAGTTGCTTGGCGAAGGATTGTTTGCCGCTCTCGGTCAGCTTCCACACGAAGCGGTCGTCGCCATGCAGGCAGTGTTGGGCACATTGCAGATGGCGCCGCATACGCTGCGAAGCAACCGCAAGAACCGCAATCCCAACGCGGCTGCGCGAGGCTTCCACAATCTCAGTCGCGAACAGTGGGATGCGCTGTCCGACGACGAACGCAATCACAAGAAAGCAGAACAGAAACAGTATTCGGATCTGCTCACGAGGCTCGCGCTGGGCGGCATCCTGAGCAACATCATCGTGGGTGGGGTCGGCAAGGGCATCGGGCCAACCGAAGATAGCCGCCAGGCTGCTGGTCACCGATCTGAAGATCGGAGCCTATGTCGCGGCGCGCGACACCATCCAGGCGACATTTCGCATGGTTAGGAATGCACGGCTCCACCAATGGCGGCATCAGCGATCCGCGTATCACCAGCGCCGGAAGGTTCTATGGCATGGCCAACGTACTGACCAACCTGGCAGCGCATGAGCTTGCATCGCCTGACTGTGCAGAGGGGCCGGGCAACTCTGGGCCGGGCCAGCCTGAACTCGTCTTTCACCAAAGACCAAG is part of the Xanthomonas fragariae genome and encodes:
- a CDS encoding SIMPL domain-containing protein — translated: MRTTLKPLLLALSIAAGTAMNAHAQTDSSHTISNDGTLLNVSAEAEAKRIPDIATLSAGVVTQAADGNAAMRQNAEQMSKVMAAVKAAGIADKDVQTSGINLSPQYTYKEKEAPKINGYQASNTVNLKVRDIARLGKVLDALVAQGANDINGPSFSIDQPEPAYDEARVAAVEKAQARAETYAKSLGLKVRRIVSISEGRGGGVRPMMMSTSMRSAKAEMDTPVAPGESTLSINLNVTFELGR
- the rlmH gene encoding 23S rRNA (pseudouridine(1915)-N(3))-methyltransferase RlmH yields the protein MKCRLIAIGERAPAWVAQGFAEYQKRLSHWMPLELVEIEPGLRGKGRDAQRAIDDEGSRVLAALPKNAHVVALDVPGRPLSSEQLAQRMEHWRGQGRDLAFLIGGPEGHAADVLKSASESWSIGPLTLPHMLVRLIVAEQLYRAAAMLANHPYHRA
- a CDS encoding alkaline phosphatase PhoX, whose product is MGAGSVTQRLSVLFVNGNQLAAHNPDNVAINARGDVALQEDGGESPNEYGPGARLLGLTRSGESFYLAKNHMQLTLQQIADTGKTITEGD
- a CDS encoding J domain-containing protein → MPSKARTSADAPASQAIQQLRSQPAQTSGAPLSPARKRFDRLLRDLERHRAELQDWQVALSHWRERYHSELQPLLDQRRAADIALVEALDRAHATVKLGKADRKFLSELLCDIAGPLIESGHEALRPIYDRHSAVGYDQEVSESDALMKQILGQAYGLDADELDGIDSPEELYERVSERLEQERAQQQQRHAQRRKRAAKKAIVENAEPPPLRELYRKLAGNLHPDRAKNEQEQASRTILMQRLNAAYKSGDLLGLLELQAEIGLLDAQGVDAMSAARLQDYNRELDRQCKELQQQILQQAYNFCAEYSLDLPSRPKPARLSRLMAQLKREIEDDLMDARMGLRELTDPQSLKHWLKLQRVMSSMPDAPWL
- the rsfS gene encoding ribosome silencing factor, with the translated sequence MTTQAQVIKTSIPNPPPSVPALLANVREALEELKAKDMVEIDVRGKSSVCDYMVVASGTSTRHVKSIAEEVVKFAKRLDVMPLGVEGEREAEWVLVDLGDVVVHVMLPRVREFYALERLWTVGDQRPDDELADPKSD
- the nadD gene encoding nicotinate-nucleotide adenylyltransferase, with the protein product MQAAHAVDVSGSPVSGPRSWLHLYYGGTFDPIHLGHLAIACAARDELGAVVHLVPAADPPHRPAPGATAMQRARMLELALADHSGLVLDGRELQRATQSGAPSYTVDSLRELRAELGPTTPIAWLLGADAFVGLSGWHQWEALFELAHFVIAARPGTPLDLTAAPQFAAALQGRWAASASELVAAPAGRLWRLHQPLRGESASAVRSRIATDGVWQALVSPAVAAFIVHEGLYGIARQAS
- the holA gene encoding DNA polymerase III subunit delta, which produces MELRPEQLAGQSNQPLQPVYLIAGAETLRVLEAADAVRARARAEGIGEREVFDADGRDFDWNQLDASFNAPSLFSPRRLVEVRLPSGKPGKDGAEVITRFCANPPPDVVLLITANDWSKAHQGKWADAVGRIGTISVAWTIKPHELPDWIERRLRSHGLRADPDAVRRLSERVEGNLLAAAQEIDKLALLADGKVLDLEAMESLVADAARYDVFRLAETTFSGQPAAVIRMLAGLRSEGEAVAALMPILIKELLRTASLSKVQANGGNLAAEMKAQGLWESRQVPFKRALQRHPEPRRWERFVAEASLIDRMAKGRADGDAWVGLERLLVAVAEARAVRLLA
- the lptE gene encoding LPS assembly lipoprotein LptE is translated as MIRFPTAFAASLVLVSSLTACGFHLRNSLALPPDTPAVKVQSAVRYSELSKLLRRGLKAAGATLADEDAKTGFVQVQVSSERWGDLPIAIDSQGRAQEYSLRYAAIFSVTTANGSVLVPQQVIELSRDYVSPPVDATGTATEREILADELRKDMSASILRRIDSVVRARLQRGETLESTPTAPLPQAPTPQVQPSPAPESSVPAALPPAPQPSSNN
- the leuS gene encoding leucine--tRNA ligase, giving the protein MSTVEPNVYDPQQVETSAQQFWDATRAFQVDETSDKPKFYCLSMLPYPSGALHMGHVRNYTISDVVSRYKRMTGHNVMQPMGWDAFGLPAENAAIKNKTAPAKWTYSNIEHMRGQLKSLGYAIDWSREFATCTPDYYLHEQRMFTRLMRKGLAYRRNAVVNWDPIDQTVLANEQVIDGRGWRSGALVEKREIPQWFLRITDYAQELLDGLDQLDGWPDSVKTMQRNWIGRSEGLEIRFDVRDTNGAPLDSLHVFTTRPDTLMGVTFVSIAAEHPLALHAARSNSELAALLETLKHGGVSEAELETQEKRGMATGLTAVHPISGEQVPVWVANFVLMGYGTGAVMAVPGHDQRDFEFANKYGLPIVQVVRLREPRTEDQQSWDATQWRDWYSDKSRELELINSAEFDGLDFGGAFEALAERFERKGQGQRRVNYRLRDWGVSRQRYWGCPIPAVYCAKCGAVPVPEDQLPVVLPENVEFAGTGSPIKTDPRWRQTTCPDCGGPAERETDTFDTFMESSWYVARYTSPNARDMVDRRANYWMPADLYVGGIEHAILHLMYFRFYHKLMRDARLVDSDEPVTNLLTQGMVIADTFYRDADNGGKEWINPADVEIQRDARGRVTGAVLIADGQPVRIGGTEKMSKSKNNGVDPQSMVAKYGADTVRLFSMFAAPPEQSLEWNEAGVDGMARFMRRLWVQVHKHVGQGTAVALDVASLSAEQRAIRRKTHETIGKVSDDYGRRHSFNTAIAAVMELSNALAKFDDASAQGRAVRQEALEALVLLLNPITPHASHALWQVLGRGETLLEDVAFPQVDAAALARDALTLAVQINGKLRGTIEVAADAGREQIEALAQAEPNASKFLEGLAVRKIIIVPGRIVNIVAG
- a CDS encoding DUF998 domain-containing protein, translating into MAITASIEGVQRYLGLIAATVFVLAVAGFGATLPSYLQASHPVALLGANGVPHALGFNLLAFVLVGALGMATGISLLARMPAKSGWCLRVGGQLIVLAGLAFLGMGVLPLDPTDLDGRASQAHASAWLLWAVAFVPGMLLIAAALLNHPGMRGLTWLSLGAGLLVAVLAFGPPGPLGQAIAQRLAFLAWVGWLAVAAWVWPAKPAA